A single window of Cytobacillus dafuensis DNA harbors:
- a CDS encoding phosphoglycerate dehydrogenase produces MNTVTEIKVKTIKTLNNIAENGLNVFNKDQYTIDNVSENPDAIVVRSFNMHTIEFGNHLKAIARAGAGVNNIPVDKCTERGIVVFNTPGANANAVKELVLTTLMASSRNLFAGVGWVKTLEDEGEQIPKLVEAGKKQFVGKEIKGKTLGVIGLGAIGALVANDALDLDMDVIGFDPFISVDTAWNLSRNVQRALTIEQLFANSDYITVHVPLTDDTRGMFNEASFSIMKPGVHILNFSRGELVNEKDMAVALESGKVGQYITDFPNENVLKMKNAVPIPHLGASTIESEENCAIMAARQVREFLETGNIKNSVNFPNASIPYTGKRRLTAFHQNVPNMVGKITSAISNYQLNIADMVNRSRGDYAYTIIDIDNKVNGDIIPSLEEKINEIEGIITIRMI; encoded by the coding sequence ATGAACACAGTGACTGAAATAAAAGTAAAAACAATAAAAACGTTAAATAATATTGCAGAAAACGGATTGAATGTATTTAATAAAGATCAATATACAATCGACAATGTCAGTGAAAACCCTGATGCTATTGTTGTTCGCAGTTTTAATATGCATACAATTGAGTTCGGCAATCATTTAAAGGCCATAGCACGCGCTGGAGCGGGTGTCAATAATATTCCAGTCGACAAATGCACAGAACGTGGAATTGTAGTTTTTAATACCCCTGGAGCGAATGCGAACGCAGTAAAAGAACTTGTGTTAACTACATTAATGGCTTCATCTCGTAATCTTTTTGCTGGTGTTGGCTGGGTAAAGACATTAGAAGATGAAGGAGAACAAATTCCTAAGCTTGTAGAAGCAGGAAAGAAACAATTTGTTGGAAAAGAAATTAAGGGGAAAACTCTCGGTGTAATCGGTTTAGGTGCAATTGGTGCGCTTGTAGCGAATGATGCGCTCGATTTAGACATGGATGTGATTGGGTTTGACCCGTTTATCTCTGTTGATACAGCTTGGAACTTGTCCCGCAATGTACAGCGCGCTTTGACGATTGAACAGTTGTTTGCTAACTCTGATTATATCACTGTACATGTTCCGCTAACCGATGATACAAGAGGAATGTTCAATGAAGCATCCTTTAGCATCATGAAACCAGGTGTTCATATTTTGAACTTCTCTCGTGGTGAGCTTGTGAATGAAAAGGATATGGCGGTTGCACTTGAAAGTGGAAAAGTAGGGCAGTATATAACGGACTTCCCGAATGAGAATGTGTTAAAAATGAAAAATGCCGTTCCAATCCCTCATCTTGGTGCTTCTACGATAGAGTCAGAGGAAAACTGTGCCATCATGGCGGCTCGTCAGGTAAGGGAATTTCTTGAAACAGGTAATATTAAAAACTCAGTAAATTTTCCAAACGCTTCCATCCCTTATACAGGAAAGCGTCGTTTGACAGCTTTCCACCAAAATGTTCCAAACATGGTTGGCAAGATCACATCTGCTATATCAAACTATCAATTGAACATCGCTGACATGGTTAACAGGAGCCGAGGGGATTACGCCTATACGATCATTGACATTGATAATAAAGTAAACGGCGATATCATTCCTAGTTTGGAGGAAAAAATCAACGAGATCGAGGGTATTATAACAATTCGTATGATTTAA
- a CDS encoding response regulator transcription factor — protein sequence MRAEKVLVVDDDQDIREVLNLYLNNEGYIVIMAESGEKALTLFEEHDFDLVLLDVMMPGMDGFETCQSIRKKSNIPILFLSAKEDDIDKILGLRIGGDDYITKPFSPAVLVAKIKALLRRARQSRFDNSEEQQTRENPILHFPDLTIDMEKCVVKRGREKVTLPAKEYQLLCVLARNAGRVYSVEQLFQLIWGEDSLGDNRTVMVHVSNLRKKIETEPAKPKYVQTVRGIGYKFNDAFE from the coding sequence ATGAGAGCAGAGAAAGTATTAGTCGTTGATGATGATCAGGATATCAGGGAGGTCTTGAATCTTTATTTAAATAATGAAGGCTATATAGTAATTATGGCAGAGAGCGGTGAGAAGGCACTTACTCTTTTTGAGGAGCATGATTTTGACTTAGTTTTATTAGATGTAATGATGCCAGGAATGGATGGTTTTGAAACATGTCAGTCCATACGAAAAAAATCAAATATTCCTATTTTGTTTTTGAGTGCGAAAGAAGATGATATCGATAAAATCTTAGGCTTACGAATCGGCGGAGATGATTATATAACTAAACCTTTTAGTCCAGCTGTGTTAGTAGCAAAAATAAAAGCATTATTAAGAAGAGCTAGGCAAAGCCGTTTTGATAATAGTGAAGAACAGCAAACTCGGGAAAACCCCATTCTCCATTTTCCCGACTTGACTATTGATATGGAGAAGTGTGTCGTAAAAAGAGGAAGAGAAAAAGTCACCTTACCTGCTAAAGAATATCAATTATTATGCGTTTTAGCTAGGAATGCTGGCAGAGTATATAGTGTCGAACAACTTTTTCAGCTCATTTGGGGTGAGGATAGTCTCGGAGATAATCGAACCGTGATGGTACATGTTAGTAACTTAAGAAAAAAAATTGAGACAGAACCTGCAAAACCTAAATATGTGCAAACCGTGAGAGGAATAGGCTATAAGTTTAACGATGCTTTTGAATAA
- a CDS encoding MerR family DNA-binding protein, translating into MKEKYLYDRKPSTEKLNQVNLDKEWLSLIIKAKALGISLSEIKEILRNHSSVIQKHR; encoded by the coding sequence ATGAAGGAAAAGTATTTGTATGATCGAAAGCCTTCTACTGAGAAATTGAATCAGGTAAACCTAGATAAAGAATGGCTATCCCTTATCATCAAAGCAAAAGCATTAGGTATTTCCTTATCGGAAATAAAAGAAATTTTAAGAAATCACTCCTCAGTTATTCAAAAGCATCGTTAA
- a CDS encoding AAA family ATPase, giving the protein MINLSGYKRLKQKDADQFAKYYMGFSSIDHHYVIIQKVIEPSLLSSYDFEHLQKEAELISEMNHPSIVPPMRLEKKNNEIFPVYEPFRGVPFKKYVYTQTYSLKEFFVLAIQLCEIVENTHDKDFMFLHLNPYNFMVNTEKQQVFLLGIFNSIIKGKTLKSNRMNKILPAWEIAYISPELTGRMNVHADSRANLYTLGIIFYEMLTKQLPFAAAGLSETIHSHLTRLPKSPSEFQLEIPEIISTIILKLLEKSPDERYQSANSLKKDLEHCYHEYLKTGWVKNFPLRILNKQTSERKNTLYGREQELNILTEGLQHVLSGHQKTAFIFGTSGSGKTSLVYEMRNSVIENRVIFLEGKFDQLHRYIPYTPIIQAFKTWIRIILSKGEAELSIWKTKILHELGPNASSLSFLLPEIEWIIGNQPIIEGLSSFDNHSLYLIMFHKLIKLISDDCPLIFFIDDLQWADAASLELICYLVTNNHSNRVYIMIAYRDGTDLHENKPVNDALRNILAVHDDNIVIPLQPLTEEQIMQWICVHYDIEKDSSKSKQLSSIIYKITAGNPFFITQIFRSLSREKIVQADGTAHKIHYTVLKELSINEDIVSYVISRIKKLPQKEQEILKAASCFGQKVDGNKLAAVLNMDNQLTDHLLLAAVNKGFLVLVNENNQNEKADFLFIHDRVQQALYSLLTLDEKQIIHLNIGRHLKSNGNTHLDKEDLFEVVSHLNFSDRLLLVEERKELASLNAVSGNEAIKAAAFQAAYVYFSHARKLLHENSWKENYALTFQIMKGLGESAYLNSKFDEAEHAFNEVLEKAHTKEEKIKLYNMMIKLFTHLHRVNEAVDAGLKGMQLFSWKIKHNPGKTDIAKELLLIKLSLIDKNPASLLDLPEMKEESKKLFLQTLINLNAPSFHVNQNLSTYLMLKAFQFTLKYGKTDTSSLVFNNFSLIQSAGFGNFTASYEYGNLAIKHVEQSNRIDLKARVFFVFGTFVNHWKNPLYKNLDYLRESQHYSVESGNIHLAGATSSFIIMTLLLKGERLEDVLAGVNTQLEFVKSINYRISVDFINEMKHWLEVLMNQDIKPDFDMPITNNDQSGDVIHYTLRLQMAFLLNEEAHAKKILEKLTRLINKTNVLVITPDYYFYHTLWLCRFYKNSNSAEKKVYIRTMKKHIKKMKKWSKNSPANYQHKYLLMKAEFLKVLEKSKEDIAGHYEKAAHYASENGFIQDEAITYECIGHFYMNIGYRQLGHYYLKMAYEQFLNWGTIRKAEDLSSQYPGLSPHIREESSKGLNLDAQTIIKAALAISKEINYEELMVVMMKIMIENAGAEKGYLFLNEEAKLNLAIQGDLQKISILDYPLVINDLHHEIPLQLIHYVHKTEEPIVLENASKIGLFTEDPYIKSKKPKSVLSLPIKYQNLLIGILYLENNMISHAFTEDRIQILMILSSQAAISIFNARVYMMLEDKVKARTVDLEAAISNLAEANKKLEQEETLRRDFLANISHDLRTPITSIQGYIEALIDGIVETPDKQLIYLKRSRDRIISLNHLIQDLFDLSQLTSGNIHFLMENVAVNKLFHHLSGQYEWDVKKSGLDYIITIPNLTDQYYPLVYVDIRRIDQVISNLINNSIKYTKAGKIQLELIIDDTSDYVTFAVHDSGTGIEPNDIETIFNRSYTKKGQAKETGHGLGLAICKEIIRKHCGEIWAESEVSKGTSIYFTLPKIKIDEDELLSTPLIFDKQKKLNSFQT; this is encoded by the coding sequence TTGATAAATCTATCTGGATATAAGCGATTAAAACAAAAAGATGCTGACCAATTCGCAAAATATTACATGGGCTTTTCCTCCATAGATCACCATTATGTCATTATTCAAAAAGTAATTGAGCCTTCTCTCTTATCTTCATATGATTTTGAACATTTACAGAAAGAAGCTGAATTGATTTCTGAAATGAATCATCCAAGTATTGTCCCACCTATGCGACTAGAGAAAAAAAACAATGAGATTTTTCCTGTTTATGAACCGTTTAGAGGTGTCCCTTTTAAAAAATATGTATATACACAAACCTATTCATTAAAAGAATTTTTTGTTTTAGCTATTCAATTATGTGAAATTGTCGAAAATACTCATGATAAAGACTTTATGTTTCTTCATTTAAACCCGTATAATTTCATGGTCAATACTGAAAAACAACAAGTATTCTTATTAGGAATTTTCAATTCTATAATAAAAGGGAAAACTTTAAAAAGTAACCGAATGAATAAAATACTTCCTGCTTGGGAAATTGCTTATATCTCACCTGAATTAACAGGGAGAATGAATGTCCATGCGGATTCCCGCGCTAACCTTTATACACTAGGGATTATTTTCTACGAAATGCTGACAAAGCAATTGCCCTTTGCAGCTGCAGGTCTTTCAGAAACTATCCACTCTCATTTAACACGGCTTCCAAAATCACCTTCAGAATTCCAACTTGAAATCCCAGAAATTATTTCTACTATCATTTTGAAGCTCTTAGAGAAATCACCCGATGAACGTTATCAGTCAGCTAATTCATTAAAGAAGGACCTCGAGCATTGTTATCATGAATATTTAAAAACAGGCTGGGTCAAAAATTTCCCTCTTCGTATATTAAACAAACAGACAAGCGAAAGAAAAAATACTCTTTATGGCAGAGAGCAGGAATTAAATATTTTAACTGAAGGACTGCAACATGTATTAAGCGGCCATCAAAAAACCGCTTTTATCTTTGGAACTTCTGGAAGCGGAAAGACTTCTCTGGTATACGAAATGCGAAATAGTGTCATAGAAAATAGGGTAATCTTTTTAGAGGGAAAATTTGATCAACTACATAGATATATTCCTTATACGCCAATTATTCAAGCCTTCAAAACATGGATTCGCATTATTTTATCAAAGGGAGAAGCAGAACTATCTATCTGGAAAACAAAAATTCTACATGAACTAGGGCCAAATGCTAGTTCACTATCATTTCTTCTGCCTGAAATAGAATGGATCATCGGAAACCAGCCGATTATTGAGGGTCTATCATCATTTGATAATCACAGCCTCTATTTAATCATGTTTCATAAATTGATTAAACTTATTTCAGATGATTGTCCGCTTATATTTTTTATTGATGACCTTCAATGGGCTGATGCTGCATCATTAGAGTTAATTTGTTATTTAGTCACAAATAATCATTCAAATCGAGTATATATCATGATTGCATATAGAGATGGAACTGATCTCCATGAAAATAAACCGGTAAATGATGCATTGAGAAATATTCTTGCAGTTCATGATGACAATATCGTCATCCCCCTTCAACCCCTTACAGAAGAACAAATTATGCAATGGATATGTGTTCACTATGATATTGAGAAAGATAGCAGCAAAAGTAAACAGTTATCTTCGATTATTTACAAAATTACAGCTGGAAATCCATTTTTTATTACACAAATTTTCCGAAGCTTATCAAGAGAAAAAATTGTCCAAGCTGATGGGACCGCGCATAAGATTCATTACACAGTGTTAAAAGAGCTATCAATAAATGAAGACATTGTCAGCTATGTTATAAGCCGAATAAAAAAGCTTCCACAAAAAGAACAGGAAATACTAAAAGCTGCTTCATGCTTTGGCCAAAAAGTAGATGGCAATAAATTAGCTGCTGTATTGAATATGGATAATCAATTAACAGATCATTTACTTTTAGCTGCTGTAAATAAAGGTTTTTTAGTTTTGGTTAATGAAAATAATCAGAATGAAAAAGCAGACTTTTTATTTATCCATGATCGAGTGCAGCAAGCATTGTATTCGCTCCTAACATTAGATGAAAAACAAATTATTCATTTGAATATTGGCAGGCATTTAAAATCGAACGGAAATACCCATTTAGATAAGGAAGATTTATTTGAGGTTGTTTCCCATTTAAATTTTAGCGACCGGTTATTGTTAGTTGAGGAGCGGAAGGAACTGGCATCCTTAAATGCGGTATCGGGTAATGAAGCGATAAAAGCAGCTGCATTTCAAGCGGCCTACGTCTACTTTTCCCATGCGAGGAAGCTTTTGCATGAAAATTCATGGAAAGAAAACTATGCTTTAACCTTTCAAATAATGAAAGGGTTAGGAGAATCGGCTTATTTAAATAGCAAGTTTGATGAAGCTGAGCATGCATTTAATGAGGTATTAGAAAAAGCCCATACAAAAGAAGAAAAAATAAAGTTATATAATATGATGATCAAATTATTTACTCATTTACATCGAGTAAATGAAGCTGTAGACGCTGGTCTTAAAGGCATGCAATTATTCAGTTGGAAAATTAAACATAATCCAGGTAAGACTGATATTGCAAAGGAGCTTTTACTTATTAAGCTTTCTCTTATAGACAAAAATCCTGCATCCCTTCTCGATTTACCAGAAATGAAGGAGGAATCGAAAAAATTATTTCTGCAAACACTAATTAATTTAAATGCGCCGTCATTCCATGTAAATCAAAACCTTTCAACGTACTTAATGCTTAAAGCATTTCAATTCACACTAAAATATGGTAAAACAGACACTTCTAGTTTAGTATTTAATAATTTCTCGCTTATTCAAAGTGCAGGTTTTGGAAATTTCACTGCCAGTTATGAATACGGAAACCTTGCTATAAAGCATGTTGAGCAAAGCAATAGAATAGATTTAAAGGCAAGGGTATTTTTTGTATTCGGAACATTTGTTAACCATTGGAAAAACCCGCTTTACAAAAATCTTGATTATTTACGAGAATCACAGCATTATAGTGTGGAATCTGGCAATATTCATTTAGCAGGGGCAACAAGCTCCTTCATCATTATGACTCTTCTCTTAAAGGGAGAGAGGCTTGAAGATGTATTGGCAGGGGTCAATACACAGCTGGAATTTGTTAAAAGTATTAATTATCGAATATCTGTGGACTTTATTAATGAAATGAAGCATTGGCTTGAAGTGCTAATGAATCAGGATATTAAGCCGGATTTTGATATGCCTATTACTAACAATGATCAGTCTGGAGACGTTATTCATTACACATTAAGACTGCAAATGGCATTTTTATTAAATGAAGAGGCGCATGCAAAAAAAATACTTGAAAAGCTGACACGTTTAATTAATAAAACGAATGTCCTTGTCATCACACCAGATTATTATTTTTACCATACATTATGGCTTTGTCGTTTTTATAAGAATTCGAATTCAGCAGAAAAAAAAGTTTATATTCGGACGATGAAGAAACATATCAAAAAAATGAAAAAATGGTCAAAAAATTCACCCGCAAATTATCAACATAAATATCTTTTAATGAAAGCAGAGTTTTTGAAAGTTTTGGAAAAAAGCAAGGAAGATATCGCTGGACATTATGAAAAAGCGGCCCATTATGCTAGTGAGAATGGTTTTATACAGGATGAGGCAATTACTTATGAATGTATTGGTCATTTTTATATGAATATTGGTTATAGGCAATTAGGTCATTATTATCTGAAAATGGCATACGAACAATTTCTAAATTGGGGAACAATTAGAAAAGCAGAAGATCTTAGTAGCCAATACCCAGGATTAAGTCCGCATATTAGAGAAGAATCGTCCAAAGGATTAAATCTCGATGCGCAAACAATAATTAAAGCAGCGCTAGCAATTTCAAAGGAAATCAATTATGAAGAATTAATGGTGGTCATGATGAAAATTATGATTGAAAATGCTGGTGCAGAAAAGGGGTATTTATTTCTTAATGAAGAAGCCAAGTTAAATCTTGCTATACAAGGCGATTTACAAAAAATATCTATTCTAGATTATCCATTGGTCATCAATGATTTACATCATGAAATTCCCCTGCAGCTTATTCATTATGTTCATAAAACGGAAGAGCCAATTGTACTTGAAAATGCAAGTAAAATAGGATTATTTACAGAAGACCCATATATAAAATCAAAAAAACCGAAATCAGTACTCTCGTTGCCAATTAAGTATCAAAATCTGCTAATTGGAATTTTATATTTAGAAAACAATATGATTTCTCACGCATTTACAGAAGATAGAATACAGATACTTATGATTCTTTCTTCACAGGCTGCTATCTCAATTTTCAATGCGCGAGTTTATATGATGCTTGAAGATAAAGTGAAAGCACGTACAGTTGACCTTGAAGCTGCGATAAGCAACCTTGCCGAAGCCAATAAAAAACTTGAACAGGAAGAAACGCTTAGACGCGACTTTTTAGCAAATATTTCACATGATCTCCGCACTCCAATAACATCCATTCAAGGATATATTGAGGCATTAATTGATGGAATAGTAGAAACACCTGACAAACAATTAATTTATTTAAAAAGAAGCAGGGATCGTATAATCTCCTTGAATCATTTAATTCAAGATTTATTCGATTTATCTCAGCTAACATCAGGAAATATTCATTTCTTAATGGAAAATGTCGCTGTTAACAAACTCTTCCACCATCTTAGCGGACAATATGAATGGGACGTTAAGAAAAGTGGCCTAGATTATATCATCACCATTCCAAATTTAACAGATCAGTACTATCCATTAGTTTATGTCGATATTAGAAGGATCGATCAAGTGATTTCCAATTTAATAAACAACTCAATAAAATATACAAAAGCGGGAAAAATTCAACTTGAATTAATCATCGATGATACATCGGATTATGTAACCTTTGCCGTACATGATTCAGGAACCGGGATCGAACCGAATGATATAGAAACCATTTTTAACAGATCCTATACAAAAAAAGGTCAGGCCAAAGAGACAGGACATGGTTTAGGCCTCGCGATCTGCAAAGAAATTATAAGAAAACATTGCGGAGAAATTTGGGCAGAGAGTGAAGTAAGCAAAGGAACTTCCATTTACTTTACTCTTCCAAAGATAAAAATAGATGAAGATGAATTGCTGTCTACACCTTTAATCTTCGACAAACAGAAAAAATTAAATAGTTTTCAAACTTAG
- the sucD gene encoding succinate--CoA ligase subunit alpha, whose protein sequence is MSVFINKNTKVIVQGITGSTALFHTKQMLEYGTKIVGGVTPGKGGLELEGVPVFNTVKEAVQATGATVSVIYVPAPFAADAIMEAVDAELDLTICITEHIPVLDMVKVKRYMEGKKTRLVGPNCPGVISADECKIGIMPGYIHTKGHVGVVSRSGTLTYEAVHQLTQAGIGQTSAVGIGGDPVNGTNFIDVLKAFNEDPETYAVIMIGEIGGSAEEEAAEWVKANMTKPVVGFIGGRTAPPGKRMGHAGAIISGGKGTAEEKIRVMNECGIEVADTPSVMGETLIKVLKEKGLFEKCKTN, encoded by the coding sequence GTGAGTGTATTTATTAATAAAAATACAAAAGTCATTGTTCAAGGGATAACAGGTTCAACTGCACTATTCCATACAAAACAAATGCTTGAGTACGGTACAAAAATTGTTGGTGGTGTGACTCCAGGTAAAGGTGGCCTTGAACTAGAAGGAGTTCCAGTATTCAATACAGTGAAAGAAGCAGTTCAAGCGACTGGTGCTACAGTGTCAGTTATTTATGTCCCAGCTCCATTTGCCGCTGATGCGATTATGGAAGCAGTTGACGCAGAGCTTGATCTTACAATCTGTATTACTGAACATATTCCTGTACTGGACATGGTTAAAGTAAAACGCTATATGGAAGGAAAGAAGACACGTCTTGTCGGTCCGAACTGTCCTGGTGTGATCAGTGCTGATGAGTGTAAGATTGGCATCATGCCTGGATACATCCATACGAAAGGCCATGTGGGGGTTGTATCTCGTTCTGGTACTTTAACTTATGAAGCGGTTCATCAGTTAACACAGGCTGGAATTGGACAAACCTCAGCAGTAGGGATCGGTGGTGATCCGGTAAACGGCACAAACTTTATTGATGTTTTAAAAGCCTTCAATGAAGACCCAGAAACATACGCAGTAATTATGATTGGAGAAATCGGTGGTTCTGCTGAAGAAGAAGCTGCTGAATGGGTGAAAGCCAATATGACGAAGCCTGTAGTCGGATTTATCGGCGGACGCACAGCACCGCCAGGAAAACGAATGGGACACGCAGGAGCCATTATATCTGGTGGTAAAGGAACAGCAGAAGAAAAAATTCGCGTCATGAATGAATGTGGAATTGAAGTGGCAGATACTCCATCTGTAATGGGAGAGACACTGATTAAGGTTCTTAAAGAAAAAGGGCTTTTTGAAAAGTGCAAAACAAACTAA
- the sucC gene encoding ADP-forming succinate--CoA ligase subunit beta, whose product MNIHEYQGKEVLRQYGVSVPNGKVAFTVDEAVEAAKELGTKVCVVKAQIHAGGRGKAGGVKVAKNLEEVRLYANEILGKTLVTHQTGPEGKEVKRLLIEEGCDIQKEYYVGLVLDRATSRVVLMASEEGGTEIEEVAEKTPEKIFKEEIDPVVGLTAFQARRIAFNINIPSILVGQAVKFMMGLYNAYIDKDCSIAEINPLVVTGDGKVMALDAKLNFDSNALYRHKDIMDLRDLEEEDAKEIEASKHDLSYVALDGNIGCMVNGAGLAMSTMDIVKHYGGEPANFLDVGGSATAEKVTEAFKIILSDPNVKGIFVNIFGGIMKCDVIATGVVEAAKQIGLTVPLVVRLEGTNVDLGKKILAESDIDIIAAESMADGAQKIVSLVG is encoded by the coding sequence ATGAATATCCATGAATATCAAGGAAAAGAAGTCCTCAGACAATATGGTGTATCGGTTCCAAACGGAAAGGTAGCTTTTACTGTTGATGAAGCAGTTGAAGCGGCAAAAGAGCTTGGAACAAAGGTTTGTGTAGTTAAAGCACAAATCCATGCTGGTGGACGCGGTAAAGCTGGTGGTGTTAAGGTTGCCAAAAACCTTGAGGAAGTTCGGCTTTATGCTAATGAAATCTTAGGTAAAACGCTTGTTACACATCAAACGGGTCCTGAAGGTAAAGAGGTAAAACGGTTACTGATTGAAGAAGGCTGTGATATTCAAAAAGAATACTATGTCGGCTTAGTATTAGACCGTGCTACATCACGTGTTGTTTTGATGGCCTCTGAAGAAGGCGGAACGGAAATTGAAGAAGTTGCTGAAAAGACGCCGGAAAAAATCTTTAAGGAAGAAATTGACCCTGTTGTTGGATTAACTGCCTTCCAGGCACGCCGCATTGCTTTTAATATCAACATACCAAGCATTCTTGTTGGACAGGCTGTTAAATTTATGATGGGCTTATACAATGCCTACATTGATAAGGATTGCTCCATCGCTGAAATCAACCCGCTTGTTGTCACTGGTGATGGGAAAGTAATGGCACTGGATGCTAAGTTAAACTTCGACTCCAACGCACTATATCGTCACAAAGACATAATGGATCTTCGTGATTTGGAAGAAGAAGATGCAAAGGAAATTGAAGCTTCCAAACATGACTTAAGTTATGTAGCTTTAGATGGAAATATCGGCTGTATGGTTAATGGCGCGGGGTTAGCGATGTCCACAATGGATATTGTAAAGCACTACGGAGGAGAGCCAGCTAACTTCCTTGATGTTGGGGGCAGCGCTACAGCTGAAAAGGTAACAGAAGCATTCAAAATCATCCTTTCTGATCCAAACGTAAAAGGTATTTTTGTTAATATCTTTGGTGGAATTATGAAGTGTGATGTCATTGCAACAGGTGTTGTCGAAGCAGCAAAACAAATTGGCTTAACAGTACCTCTAGTCGTTCGTCTAGAAGGGACAAATGTTGACTTAGGCAAGAAGATTCTAGCTGAATCAGATATTGACATCATTGCAGCTGAATCTATGGCTGACGGTGCCCAAAAAATCGTTTCATTAGTGGGTTAA